The Molothrus ater isolate BHLD 08-10-18 breed brown headed cowbird chromosome 9, BPBGC_Mater_1.1, whole genome shotgun sequence genome includes a region encoding these proteins:
- the NEXN gene encoding nexilin isoform X6, producing the protein MNDIAQKTEMKELLGSDEEDDTKLTKTEKGYVPKLIGTVKGKFAEMEKQRQEEERKRTEEERKRRIEQDMIEKRKIQRELAKKAQEIDDFNNTGTESAAEEGDDSLLVTVVPVKSTRKMKIISENTGKERAEQRKTQDEEMALKDEEQNQLLKEPKCLSLVQGENENSETQDPLSPGKLKVTFEELERQRQENQRRQAEEEARQRLEEEKRAFEEARQRMINEGGDEESENAVKEFRPGKLRLSFEEIERQRREEEKRKAEEDARRRIEEEKRAFAEARKNMVLDDESPEMFKTFSQESLVPGKLEINFEELLKQKMEEEKRRTEEERRQKLEMERQEFQQLRQEMGELEEESETFELSKEYEELIKLKRSGSIQAKNLKSKFEKIGQLSQEEIQKKIEEERAKRRAMDKEIREREAEKFQEDDDVDVRPAMKSEAPFTHKVNMKARFEQMARAREEEEQRRIEEQKLLRMQFEQKEIDAALQKKREEEEEEEGSIINGSTCEDEDQARSGAPWFKKSLKNTSVVDGEPVRFTVKITGEPKPEVTWWFEGEMLQDSEDYQYIERGETYCLYLPETFPEDEGEYMCKAVNNRGSAASTCILTIESKS; encoded by the exons ATGAATGACATTGCACAGAAAACTGAG ATGAAAGAACTGCTTGGATCTGATGAAGAGGATGACACCAAACTAACTAAAACAGAAAAGGGTTATGTTCCAAAGCTCATAG GAACTGTTAAAGGCAAGTTTGCAGAAATGGAGAAGCAAaggcaagaagaagaaagaaaaagaacagaagaagaaagaaagcgCAGAATTGAACAAGATATgattgagaaaagaaaaattcaaagagAATTGGCAAAAAAGGCACAGGAG ATTGATGACTTTAACAATACGGGAACTGAATCAGCAGCTGAG GAAGGGGATGATTCACTGCTAGTTACAGTAGTGCCTGTAAAAAGCACCAGGAAGATGAAAATAATCTCTGAGAACACAGGAAAGGAGAGAGCAGAACAAAGAAAGACACAGGATGAAGAAATGGCACTAAAAGATGAGGAACAAAACCAACTCCTTAAGGAACCCAAGTGCCTTTCATTAGTCCAG ggtgaaaatgaaaacagtgaaaCTCAAGATCCTCTGTCTCCTGGTAAGCTTAAAGTCACATTTGAAGAACTGGAAAGACAAAGACAGGAGAACCAAAGGCGGCAAGCTGAGGAAGAAGCAAGGCAGCGCTTGGAAGAGGAAAAACGTGCCTTTGAGGAAGCCAGGCAGAGAATG ATAAATGAAGGTGGTGATGAAGAATCTGAAAATGCTGTTAAAGAATTCCGCCCTGGTAAACTCAGACTCAGTTTTGAGGAGATAGAAagacagaggagagaagaggaaaagaggaaagcagaagagGATGCACGACGACGCatagaggaggagaaaagagcaTTTGCTGAAGCAAGGAAGAACATG GTGCTGGATGATGAATCACCGGAAATGTTTAAAACCTTTTCTCAAGAATCTCTCGTACCTGGTaaactggaaattaattttgaagagttgctgaaacaaaaaatggaggaggaaaagaggcgCACAGAAGAAGAGCGTAGGCAAAAGTTGGAAATGGAAAGGCAAGAATTTCAACAGCTGAGACAAGAAATGGGAGAG CTGGAAGAAGAGTCTGAAACTTTCGAGCTAAGCAAAGAATATGAAGAATTGATAAAGCTAAAAAGAAGCGGTTCTATCCAGGCAAAGAACTTAAAAAGCAAGTTTGAAAAAATAGGACAACTGTCTcaagaagaaatacagaagaagaTTGAAGAAGAGCGAGCAAAGAGAAGAGCCATGGATAAAGAAATCAGAGAAAGGGAAGCTGAAAAATTTCAAGAG GATGACGACGTAGATGTGAGACCAGCCATGAAATCTGAGGCTCCATTTACTCACAAAGTCAACATGAAGGCTCGTTTTGAGCAAATGGCAAGAGCCAGAGAagaagaggagcagaggaggattGAGGAACAGAAATTACTACGCATGCAGTTCGAACAAAAAGAAATCGATGCAGCATTACAAAAG aaaagggaagaggaagaagaagaagagggaagCATTATTAATGGTTCTACTTGTGAAGATGAGGATCAAGCTCGATCTGGAGCTCCCTGGTTCAAGAAGTCACTGAAAAACACATCAGTTGTTGATGGCGAGCCAGTGAGATTCACAGTTAAAATCACTGGAGAACCAAAACCTGAAGTTACATGGTGGTTTGAAGGGGAAATGTTGCAGGACTCTGAGGACTATCAATATATTGAAAGAGGAGAAACCTACTGCCTTTACTTGCCAGAAACCTTCCCAGAAGATGAAGGGGAATATATGTGTAAAGCAGTCAACAATAGAGGCTCAGCTGCTAGCACCTGTATTCTCACCATTGAAAGTAAGAGCTAG
- the NEXN gene encoding nexilin isoform X1, producing the protein MNDIAQKTEILLSSSKPVQKSYVPKLHKGDVKDKFEAMQKAREERNQRRSRDEKQRRKEQYVREREWNRRKQEMKELLGSDEEDDTKLTKTEKGYVPKLIGTVKGKFAEMEKQRQEEERKRTEEERKRRIEQDMIEKRKIQRELAKKAQEIDDFNNTGTESAAEEGDDSLLVTVVPVKSTRKMKIISENTGKERAEQRKTQDEEMALKDEEQNQLLKEPKCLSLVQGENENSETQDPLSPGKLKVTFEELERQRQENQRRQAEEEARQRLEEEKRAFEEARQRMINEGGDEESENAVKEFRPGKLRLSFEEIERQRREEEKRKAEEDARRRIEEEKRAFAEARKNMQVLDDESPEMFKTFSQESLVPGKLEINFEELLKQKMEEEKRRTEEERRQKLEMERQEFQQLRQEMGELEEESETFELSKEYEELIKLKRSGSIQAKNLKSKFEKIGQLSQEEIQKKIEEERAKRRAMDKEIREREAEKFQEDDDVDVRPAMKSEAPFTHKVNMKARFEQMARAREEEEQRRIEEQKLLRMQFEQKEIDAALQKKREEEEEEEGSIINGSTCEDEDQARSGAPWFKKSLKNTSVVDGEPVRFTVKITGEPKPEVTWWFEGEMLQDSEDYQYIERGETYCLYLPETFPEDEGEYMCKAVNNRGSAASTCILTIETDDY; encoded by the exons ATGAATGACATTGCACAGAAAACTGAG ATTCTGCTTTCTTCATCTAAACCCGTCCAAAAGTCCTATGTGCCCAAGCTTCACAAGGGTGATGTAAAGGATAAATTTGAAGCTATGCAGAAagcaagggaagaaagaaatcaaaggaGATCTAGAgatgaaaagcaaagaagaaaagaacaataTGTTAGAGAGAGAGAATGGAACAGGAGAAAGCAGGAG ATGAAAGAACTGCTTGGATCTGATGAAGAGGATGACACCAAACTAACTAAAACAGAAAAGGGTTATGTTCCAAAGCTCATAG GAACTGTTAAAGGCAAGTTTGCAGAAATGGAGAAGCAAaggcaagaagaagaaagaaaaagaacagaagaagaaagaaagcgCAGAATTGAACAAGATATgattgagaaaagaaaaattcaaagagAATTGGCAAAAAAGGCACAGGAG ATTGATGACTTTAACAATACGGGAACTGAATCAGCAGCTGAG GAAGGGGATGATTCACTGCTAGTTACAGTAGTGCCTGTAAAAAGCACCAGGAAGATGAAAATAATCTCTGAGAACACAGGAAAGGAGAGAGCAGAACAAAGAAAGACACAGGATGAAGAAATGGCACTAAAAGATGAGGAACAAAACCAACTCCTTAAGGAACCCAAGTGCCTTTCATTAGTCCAG ggtgaaaatgaaaacagtgaaaCTCAAGATCCTCTGTCTCCTGGTAAGCTTAAAGTCACATTTGAAGAACTGGAAAGACAAAGACAGGAGAACCAAAGGCGGCAAGCTGAGGAAGAAGCAAGGCAGCGCTTGGAAGAGGAAAAACGTGCCTTTGAGGAAGCCAGGCAGAGAATG ATAAATGAAGGTGGTGATGAAGAATCTGAAAATGCTGTTAAAGAATTCCGCCCTGGTAAACTCAGACTCAGTTTTGAGGAGATAGAAagacagaggagagaagaggaaaagaggaaagcagaagagGATGCACGACGACGCatagaggaggagaaaagagcaTTTGCTGAAGCAAGGAAGAACATG CAGGTGCTGGATGATGAATCACCGGAAATGTTTAAAACCTTTTCTCAAGAATCTCTCGTACCTGGTaaactggaaattaattttgaagagttgctgaaacaaaaaatggaggaggaaaagaggcgCACAGAAGAAGAGCGTAGGCAAAAGTTGGAAATGGAAAGGCAAGAATTTCAACAGCTGAGACAAGAAATGGGAGAG CTGGAAGAAGAGTCTGAAACTTTCGAGCTAAGCAAAGAATATGAAGAATTGATAAAGCTAAAAAGAAGCGGTTCTATCCAGGCAAAGAACTTAAAAAGCAAGTTTGAAAAAATAGGACAACTGTCTcaagaagaaatacagaagaagaTTGAAGAAGAGCGAGCAAAGAGAAGAGCCATGGATAAAGAAATCAGAGAAAGGGAAGCTGAAAAATTTCAAGAG GATGACGACGTAGATGTGAGACCAGCCATGAAATCTGAGGCTCCATTTACTCACAAAGTCAACATGAAGGCTCGTTTTGAGCAAATGGCAAGAGCCAGAGAagaagaggagcagaggaggattGAGGAACAGAAATTACTACGCATGCAGTTCGAACAAAAAGAAATCGATGCAGCATTACAAAAG aaaagggaagaggaagaagaagaagagggaagCATTATTAATGGTTCTACTTGTGAAGATGAGGATCAAGCTCGATCTGGAGCTCCCTGGTTCAAGAAGTCACTGAAAAACACATCAGTTGTTGATGGCGAGCCAGTGAGATTCACAGTTAAAATCACTGGAGAACCAAAACCTGAAGTTACATGGTGGTTTGAAGGGGAAATGTTGCAGGACTCTGAGGACTATCAATATATTGAAAGAGGAGAAACCTACTGCCTTTACTTGCCAGAAACCTTCCCAGAAGATGAAGGGGAATATATGTGTAAAGCAGTCAACAATAGAGGCTCAGCTGCTAGCACCTGTATTCTCACCATTGAAA CTGATGACTACTAA
- the NEXN gene encoding nexilin isoform X2, which yields MNDIAQKTEILLSSSKPVQKSYVPKLHKGDVKDKFEAMQKAREERNQRRSRDEKQRRKEQYVREREWNRRKQEMKELLGSDEEDDTKLTKTEKGYVPKLIGTVKGKFAEMEKQRQEEERKRTEEERKRRIEQDMIEKRKIQRELAKKAQEIDDFNNTGTESAAEEGDDSLLVTVVPVKSTRKMKIISENTGKERAEQRKTQDEEMALKDEEQNQLLKEPKCLSLVQGENENSETQDPLSPGKLKVTFEELERQRQENQRRQAEEEARQRLEEEKRAFEEARQRMINEGGDEESENAVKEFRPGKLRLSFEEIERQRREEEKRKAEEDARRRIEEEKRAFAEARKNMVLDDESPEMFKTFSQESLVPGKLEINFEELLKQKMEEEKRRTEEERRQKLEMERQEFQQLRQEMGELEEESETFELSKEYEELIKLKRSGSIQAKNLKSKFEKIGQLSQEEIQKKIEEERAKRRAMDKEIREREAEKFQEDDDVDVRPAMKSEAPFTHKVNMKARFEQMARAREEEEQRRIEEQKLLRMQFEQKEIDAALQKKREEEEEEEGSIINGSTCEDEDQARSGAPWFKKSLKNTSVVDGEPVRFTVKITGEPKPEVTWWFEGEMLQDSEDYQYIERGETYCLYLPETFPEDEGEYMCKAVNNRGSAASTCILTIETDDY from the exons ATGAATGACATTGCACAGAAAACTGAG ATTCTGCTTTCTTCATCTAAACCCGTCCAAAAGTCCTATGTGCCCAAGCTTCACAAGGGTGATGTAAAGGATAAATTTGAAGCTATGCAGAAagcaagggaagaaagaaatcaaaggaGATCTAGAgatgaaaagcaaagaagaaaagaacaataTGTTAGAGAGAGAGAATGGAACAGGAGAAAGCAGGAG ATGAAAGAACTGCTTGGATCTGATGAAGAGGATGACACCAAACTAACTAAAACAGAAAAGGGTTATGTTCCAAAGCTCATAG GAACTGTTAAAGGCAAGTTTGCAGAAATGGAGAAGCAAaggcaagaagaagaaagaaaaagaacagaagaagaaagaaagcgCAGAATTGAACAAGATATgattgagaaaagaaaaattcaaagagAATTGGCAAAAAAGGCACAGGAG ATTGATGACTTTAACAATACGGGAACTGAATCAGCAGCTGAG GAAGGGGATGATTCACTGCTAGTTACAGTAGTGCCTGTAAAAAGCACCAGGAAGATGAAAATAATCTCTGAGAACACAGGAAAGGAGAGAGCAGAACAAAGAAAGACACAGGATGAAGAAATGGCACTAAAAGATGAGGAACAAAACCAACTCCTTAAGGAACCCAAGTGCCTTTCATTAGTCCAG ggtgaaaatgaaaacagtgaaaCTCAAGATCCTCTGTCTCCTGGTAAGCTTAAAGTCACATTTGAAGAACTGGAAAGACAAAGACAGGAGAACCAAAGGCGGCAAGCTGAGGAAGAAGCAAGGCAGCGCTTGGAAGAGGAAAAACGTGCCTTTGAGGAAGCCAGGCAGAGAATG ATAAATGAAGGTGGTGATGAAGAATCTGAAAATGCTGTTAAAGAATTCCGCCCTGGTAAACTCAGACTCAGTTTTGAGGAGATAGAAagacagaggagagaagaggaaaagaggaaagcagaagagGATGCACGACGACGCatagaggaggagaaaagagcaTTTGCTGAAGCAAGGAAGAACATG GTGCTGGATGATGAATCACCGGAAATGTTTAAAACCTTTTCTCAAGAATCTCTCGTACCTGGTaaactggaaattaattttgaagagttgctgaaacaaaaaatggaggaggaaaagaggcgCACAGAAGAAGAGCGTAGGCAAAAGTTGGAAATGGAAAGGCAAGAATTTCAACAGCTGAGACAAGAAATGGGAGAG CTGGAAGAAGAGTCTGAAACTTTCGAGCTAAGCAAAGAATATGAAGAATTGATAAAGCTAAAAAGAAGCGGTTCTATCCAGGCAAAGAACTTAAAAAGCAAGTTTGAAAAAATAGGACAACTGTCTcaagaagaaatacagaagaagaTTGAAGAAGAGCGAGCAAAGAGAAGAGCCATGGATAAAGAAATCAGAGAAAGGGAAGCTGAAAAATTTCAAGAG GATGACGACGTAGATGTGAGACCAGCCATGAAATCTGAGGCTCCATTTACTCACAAAGTCAACATGAAGGCTCGTTTTGAGCAAATGGCAAGAGCCAGAGAagaagaggagcagaggaggattGAGGAACAGAAATTACTACGCATGCAGTTCGAACAAAAAGAAATCGATGCAGCATTACAAAAG aaaagggaagaggaagaagaagaagagggaagCATTATTAATGGTTCTACTTGTGAAGATGAGGATCAAGCTCGATCTGGAGCTCCCTGGTTCAAGAAGTCACTGAAAAACACATCAGTTGTTGATGGCGAGCCAGTGAGATTCACAGTTAAAATCACTGGAGAACCAAAACCTGAAGTTACATGGTGGTTTGAAGGGGAAATGTTGCAGGACTCTGAGGACTATCAATATATTGAAAGAGGAGAAACCTACTGCCTTTACTTGCCAGAAACCTTCCCAGAAGATGAAGGGGAATATATGTGTAAAGCAGTCAACAATAGAGGCTCAGCTGCTAGCACCTGTATTCTCACCATTGAAA CTGATGACTACTAA
- the NEXN gene encoding nexilin isoform X4 — protein MNDIAQKTEILLSSSKPVQKSYVPKLHKGDVKDKFEAMQKAREERNQRRSRDEKQRRKEQYVREREWNRRKQEMKELLGSDEEDDTKLTKTEKGYVPKLIGTVKGKFAEMEKQRQEEERKRTEEERKRRIEQDMIEKRKIQRELAKKAQEEGDDSLLVTVVPVKSTRKMKIISENTGKERAEQRKTQDEEMALKDEEQNQLLKEPKCLSLVQGENENSETQDPLSPGKLKVTFEELERQRQENQRRQAEEEARQRLEEEKRAFEEARQRMINEGGDEESENAVKEFRPGKLRLSFEEIERQRREEEKRKAEEDARRRIEEEKRAFAEARKNMQVLDDESPEMFKTFSQESLVPGKLEINFEELLKQKMEEEKRRTEEERRQKLEMERQEFQQLRQEMGELEEESETFELSKEYEELIKLKRSGSIQAKNLKSKFEKIGQLSQEEIQKKIEEERAKRRAMDKEIREREAEKFQEDDDVDVRPAMKSEAPFTHKVNMKARFEQMARAREEEEQRRIEEQKLLRMQFEQKEIDAALQKKREEEEEEEGSIINGSTCEDEDQARSGAPWFKKSLKNTSVVDGEPVRFTVKITGEPKPEVTWWFEGEMLQDSEDYQYIERGETYCLYLPETFPEDEGEYMCKAVNNRGSAASTCILTIETDDY, from the exons ATGAATGACATTGCACAGAAAACTGAG ATTCTGCTTTCTTCATCTAAACCCGTCCAAAAGTCCTATGTGCCCAAGCTTCACAAGGGTGATGTAAAGGATAAATTTGAAGCTATGCAGAAagcaagggaagaaagaaatcaaaggaGATCTAGAgatgaaaagcaaagaagaaaagaacaataTGTTAGAGAGAGAGAATGGAACAGGAGAAAGCAGGAG ATGAAAGAACTGCTTGGATCTGATGAAGAGGATGACACCAAACTAACTAAAACAGAAAAGGGTTATGTTCCAAAGCTCATAG GAACTGTTAAAGGCAAGTTTGCAGAAATGGAGAAGCAAaggcaagaagaagaaagaaaaagaacagaagaagaaagaaagcgCAGAATTGAACAAGATATgattgagaaaagaaaaattcaaagagAATTGGCAAAAAAGGCACAGGAG GAAGGGGATGATTCACTGCTAGTTACAGTAGTGCCTGTAAAAAGCACCAGGAAGATGAAAATAATCTCTGAGAACACAGGAAAGGAGAGAGCAGAACAAAGAAAGACACAGGATGAAGAAATGGCACTAAAAGATGAGGAACAAAACCAACTCCTTAAGGAACCCAAGTGCCTTTCATTAGTCCAG ggtgaaaatgaaaacagtgaaaCTCAAGATCCTCTGTCTCCTGGTAAGCTTAAAGTCACATTTGAAGAACTGGAAAGACAAAGACAGGAGAACCAAAGGCGGCAAGCTGAGGAAGAAGCAAGGCAGCGCTTGGAAGAGGAAAAACGTGCCTTTGAGGAAGCCAGGCAGAGAATG ATAAATGAAGGTGGTGATGAAGAATCTGAAAATGCTGTTAAAGAATTCCGCCCTGGTAAACTCAGACTCAGTTTTGAGGAGATAGAAagacagaggagagaagaggaaaagaggaaagcagaagagGATGCACGACGACGCatagaggaggagaaaagagcaTTTGCTGAAGCAAGGAAGAACATG CAGGTGCTGGATGATGAATCACCGGAAATGTTTAAAACCTTTTCTCAAGAATCTCTCGTACCTGGTaaactggaaattaattttgaagagttgctgaaacaaaaaatggaggaggaaaagaggcgCACAGAAGAAGAGCGTAGGCAAAAGTTGGAAATGGAAAGGCAAGAATTTCAACAGCTGAGACAAGAAATGGGAGAG CTGGAAGAAGAGTCTGAAACTTTCGAGCTAAGCAAAGAATATGAAGAATTGATAAAGCTAAAAAGAAGCGGTTCTATCCAGGCAAAGAACTTAAAAAGCAAGTTTGAAAAAATAGGACAACTGTCTcaagaagaaatacagaagaagaTTGAAGAAGAGCGAGCAAAGAGAAGAGCCATGGATAAAGAAATCAGAGAAAGGGAAGCTGAAAAATTTCAAGAG GATGACGACGTAGATGTGAGACCAGCCATGAAATCTGAGGCTCCATTTACTCACAAAGTCAACATGAAGGCTCGTTTTGAGCAAATGGCAAGAGCCAGAGAagaagaggagcagaggaggattGAGGAACAGAAATTACTACGCATGCAGTTCGAACAAAAAGAAATCGATGCAGCATTACAAAAG aaaagggaagaggaagaagaagaagagggaagCATTATTAATGGTTCTACTTGTGAAGATGAGGATCAAGCTCGATCTGGAGCTCCCTGGTTCAAGAAGTCACTGAAAAACACATCAGTTGTTGATGGCGAGCCAGTGAGATTCACAGTTAAAATCACTGGAGAACCAAAACCTGAAGTTACATGGTGGTTTGAAGGGGAAATGTTGCAGGACTCTGAGGACTATCAATATATTGAAAGAGGAGAAACCTACTGCCTTTACTTGCCAGAAACCTTCCCAGAAGATGAAGGGGAATATATGTGTAAAGCAGTCAACAATAGAGGCTCAGCTGCTAGCACCTGTATTCTCACCATTGAAA CTGATGACTACTAA
- the NEXN gene encoding nexilin isoform X5 produces MNDIAQKTEILLSSSKPVQKSYVPKLHKGDVKDKFEAMQKAREERNQRRSRDEKQRRKEQYVREREWNRRKQEMKELLGSDEEDDTKLTKTEKGYVPKLIGTVKGKFAEMEKQRQEEERKRTEEERKRRIEQDMIEKRKIQRELAKKAQEEGDDSLLVTVVPVKSTRKMKIISENTGKERAEQRKTQDEEMALKDEEQNQLLKEPKCLSLVQGENENSETQDPLSPGKLKVTFEELERQRQENQRRQAEEEARQRLEEEKRAFEEARQRMINEGGDEESENAVKEFRPGKLRLSFEEIERQRREEEKRKAEEDARRRIEEEKRAFAEARKNMVLDDESPEMFKTFSQESLVPGKLEINFEELLKQKMEEEKRRTEEERRQKLEMERQEFQQLRQEMGELEEESETFELSKEYEELIKLKRSGSIQAKNLKSKFEKIGQLSQEEIQKKIEEERAKRRAMDKEIREREAEKFQEDDDVDVRPAMKSEAPFTHKVNMKARFEQMARAREEEEQRRIEEQKLLRMQFEQKEIDAALQKKREEEEEEEGSIINGSTCEDEDQARSGAPWFKKSLKNTSVVDGEPVRFTVKITGEPKPEVTWWFEGEMLQDSEDYQYIERGETYCLYLPETFPEDEGEYMCKAVNNRGSAASTCILTIETDDY; encoded by the exons ATGAATGACATTGCACAGAAAACTGAG ATTCTGCTTTCTTCATCTAAACCCGTCCAAAAGTCCTATGTGCCCAAGCTTCACAAGGGTGATGTAAAGGATAAATTTGAAGCTATGCAGAAagcaagggaagaaagaaatcaaaggaGATCTAGAgatgaaaagcaaagaagaaaagaacaataTGTTAGAGAGAGAGAATGGAACAGGAGAAAGCAGGAG ATGAAAGAACTGCTTGGATCTGATGAAGAGGATGACACCAAACTAACTAAAACAGAAAAGGGTTATGTTCCAAAGCTCATAG GAACTGTTAAAGGCAAGTTTGCAGAAATGGAGAAGCAAaggcaagaagaagaaagaaaaagaacagaagaagaaagaaagcgCAGAATTGAACAAGATATgattgagaaaagaaaaattcaaagagAATTGGCAAAAAAGGCACAGGAG GAAGGGGATGATTCACTGCTAGTTACAGTAGTGCCTGTAAAAAGCACCAGGAAGATGAAAATAATCTCTGAGAACACAGGAAAGGAGAGAGCAGAACAAAGAAAGACACAGGATGAAGAAATGGCACTAAAAGATGAGGAACAAAACCAACTCCTTAAGGAACCCAAGTGCCTTTCATTAGTCCAG ggtgaaaatgaaaacagtgaaaCTCAAGATCCTCTGTCTCCTGGTAAGCTTAAAGTCACATTTGAAGAACTGGAAAGACAAAGACAGGAGAACCAAAGGCGGCAAGCTGAGGAAGAAGCAAGGCAGCGCTTGGAAGAGGAAAAACGTGCCTTTGAGGAAGCCAGGCAGAGAATG ATAAATGAAGGTGGTGATGAAGAATCTGAAAATGCTGTTAAAGAATTCCGCCCTGGTAAACTCAGACTCAGTTTTGAGGAGATAGAAagacagaggagagaagaggaaaagaggaaagcagaagagGATGCACGACGACGCatagaggaggagaaaagagcaTTTGCTGAAGCAAGGAAGAACATG GTGCTGGATGATGAATCACCGGAAATGTTTAAAACCTTTTCTCAAGAATCTCTCGTACCTGGTaaactggaaattaattttgaagagttgctgaaacaaaaaatggaggaggaaaagaggcgCACAGAAGAAGAGCGTAGGCAAAAGTTGGAAATGGAAAGGCAAGAATTTCAACAGCTGAGACAAGAAATGGGAGAG CTGGAAGAAGAGTCTGAAACTTTCGAGCTAAGCAAAGAATATGAAGAATTGATAAAGCTAAAAAGAAGCGGTTCTATCCAGGCAAAGAACTTAAAAAGCAAGTTTGAAAAAATAGGACAACTGTCTcaagaagaaatacagaagaagaTTGAAGAAGAGCGAGCAAAGAGAAGAGCCATGGATAAAGAAATCAGAGAAAGGGAAGCTGAAAAATTTCAAGAG GATGACGACGTAGATGTGAGACCAGCCATGAAATCTGAGGCTCCATTTACTCACAAAGTCAACATGAAGGCTCGTTTTGAGCAAATGGCAAGAGCCAGAGAagaagaggagcagaggaggattGAGGAACAGAAATTACTACGCATGCAGTTCGAACAAAAAGAAATCGATGCAGCATTACAAAAG aaaagggaagaggaagaagaagaagagggaagCATTATTAATGGTTCTACTTGTGAAGATGAGGATCAAGCTCGATCTGGAGCTCCCTGGTTCAAGAAGTCACTGAAAAACACATCAGTTGTTGATGGCGAGCCAGTGAGATTCACAGTTAAAATCACTGGAGAACCAAAACCTGAAGTTACATGGTGGTTTGAAGGGGAAATGTTGCAGGACTCTGAGGACTATCAATATATTGAAAGAGGAGAAACCTACTGCCTTTACTTGCCAGAAACCTTCCCAGAAGATGAAGGGGAATATATGTGTAAAGCAGTCAACAATAGAGGCTCAGCTGCTAGCACCTGTATTCTCACCATTGAAA CTGATGACTACTAA